DNA from Amycolatopsis sp. DSM 110486:
TACGCCGGGACGGACGTCGACGTCGAAACGCTGGTGCGGGACCTCAAGAAGGTGCGGCGCCAGGGCTTCGCGCTCAACGACCAGCTCACCGAGGTCGGGCTGACGGCCGTCGGCTGCCCGATCGCCGGTTCACCGGGCTCGATCCCGGCGGCGATCTCGATCGCCATGCCCACCGCCCGGTACCGGCGCGACCGTCTTCGCGAGTGGGTCGCCCACCTCACCGCCACCGCCGAGGACATCGCGCGAGAGCTCGCCGAGGCCTGAGCACGCAGCCGGGCCGCCGACCGGGGTGGTCGGCGGCCCGGACTGCGTCAGGCCGTCACGCGGCCGGGGTGTCGAGGTCGACGTCCTTGGTCTCGGGACCGAGCACCGCGCCGGCCACCGTGCACACGGCGCCGATGACCAGCAGGACCGCCACGCCGTACTCGTAGCTGATGACCTTTCCGAGCCCGATGAGCATGAACGAGTACAGCCCGGGGACGATCACGGCGAGCGTGAACCCGATGCCGTAGCCCGAGGCGCGCACGCCGACGTGGAACCGCTCGCACAGGTACGGGATCAGCACGGCGTTCGGCGCGACGCTGATGCACAGGGCGATGGTGAAAAAAACCATCGCCAGCCAGAACGGCCCGCCGGTGCCCAGCGTGCGCAGCATGCCGATCACACAGCCCACGGACACGGTTCCCGTCAGGACGCCGCAGACGATCAAGGTCCTGCGGCGGCCGAACCGCTGTCCCCACGCGCCGAGGAGCAGGTAGCAGGGGAAGAGCACCACGTTGGCGGCCAGGATGCCCCAGATCACGGTCTGGCTGGGCAGGTGCAGGTAGGAGATCAGGAGGCCGGACGGCGCGACGGTGAGCATCTGGATGGCGAACCAGATCCCCGTCATGAGCAGGAAAACCTGCCCGAGGCTGCGCAGGTTGTCCCCGCGGAACAGCTCCCGCAGCGGCGACCGGGTCTTCGCCGCCTGCTCCTCCTTGGCCTTGTTGGCGGCCCACGCCTGCGACTCGGCGGTCTTGCGCGCGTAGGCGAACAGGACGAACGCCATCACCGCGCCGATCAGGAACGGGATCCGCCAGCCCCAGGTGGCGTACGCCGACGTCGCCGAGCCGCTCGGGAACACCACCACGAGCACCGCCGTCAGCAGCGACACCGCGACGTAGGAGACCGGCCAGGCCGACGCGATGAACCCGCCCACGACCCCGCGCCGGGACTTCTCCGCGGACTCCATGGCCAGCGGGTTGGCCCCGGTGTACTGCCCACCCATGAAGATCCCGCCGAGCAGCCGCAGCAGCAGGACGCCGGCGAGACCCCACATGCCGACGGATTCGTAGCCCGGCAGGAACGCCACCAGCAGGACCGCGAACCCCATGCCGACCGAACACACGACCGTCGTGCGGCGCCGGCAGAGGGTGTCGGCGAGGTGGCCGAAGATCACGCTGCCGATCGGCCGGCCCAGGAACGCCGCGGCGAACGTGAGGAACGTGAGCGTCGACTTCGTCTGGGGTGGCAGCGTGGACGGGAGGAAGTACTCGATGGCCGGCCCCAGCGCGATCACCGGGAGCATGATCTCCCAGTAGTCGACGAGGAGGCCGTAGAAGGCGGCGCGTGCTGCTCGCTGCCCGCTCGTTTTGGCTTTCGTGCCGGGGAGGGTGGTTCGCCCGGCGGCGGAGGTGGACATCATGGTTCCTTCGGGGAGTCGGAGGGGCCGGCTACTTCGACACGACCGGCGTGGACCGGCCGGGGACCATGCCGGTGGTGATGGCCAGCCGGGTGAACGCGTTGATCGTGATGACGGCGAGCACGACGTCGGCCAGTTGCCGCTCGTCGAAGAACTTGCCCGCCAGCCCCCAGGTCTCGGCGGGAACACCGCGGCCGGCGATGAGCGTCATGGCTTCGGCGAGTTCGAGCGCGGCGCGTTCCTCGTCGGTGAACTCCGGCGATTCGCGCCAGACGGAAAGTGCGTAGATCCGGCTTTCCTCTTCGCCGTGTTTACGGGCGTCGCGCGTGTGGACGTCGACGCAGTAGGCGCAGCCGTTGATCTGCGCCACCCGGATCTTCACGAGTTCGTGCAGGGTGTGGTCGATCGACGACGTCGCCAGGTACTTCTGCATGGCGAGCATCGACTTGTACGCCTCCGGAGCGACGGCGGAGTAGTTCATGCGCTCGGTCACTGCGATCTCCCGGTTTCGTTCGCTGGGCTTGTCGGTCGGCTTTCGGGTCACCTGGAGAGTTCACATCCTGGATCGACCAGGTCCAGGTCGTGTTGACCGAGGACACTAACCTCGCGACGCTCGGTCGTGACCGGGAATTCTTGTGTGCAGAACGGTTGCGCGCCAAACCGGTCCACGGAGCCGGTGGGGAAGTGGACCAGGTGCCGGCGCCGGAATCCGGCTAGCGTGGCGGGAGGCAGCCGACGAACTCGGCGCCGACCGGACAGGAAATCGGCGCCGGGATCCCCTGCTGGTTCTGCTCAGAAGAATTTCAAGCTCCGCCGCACTGGCACGCGGTTAAGTGTCGGGCAGGCTCCAGAGATACGTAATGAGGTGTTTTCCGTGCCCACGATCAGCCAAGAAATGACCGACGTCATCGAAGCCGCGAAACTGATGTTCGTCGCGACCGTCCGTCCTGACGGGACTCCCAACGTCTCGCCCAAGGGCTCGGTGCGCGTGCTCGACCCCGAACACCTGATCTTCATGGACATCGCTTCGCCGCAGACCGTGGAGAACCTGCGCCACCAGCCGGCGATCGAGGTCAACGTGGTGGATTTCATCGCCCGCAAGGGTTTCCGCTTCCGGGGCACCGCCGAGATCCTCGACGCGGGACATCCGGATTTCGAGTGGATCCGCGCGTGGCTGGTGTCGAAGCACAGCGACAGCCAGCCGACCAACCACGCCGTGAAGATCGCGGTCAGCGAGGCGGCTGAGCTCCTGTCGCCCGCGTACACGGTGGACCACGTGCCGGAGGCCGACGTCCGCAAGGGCTGGCTGCGCAACTACGGCCTCGCCGAGGCCACGTCCGAAGCCGGCGTGTAGCCGCCCATTCCCCTGAAGGAGCCGGAGTGTCAGTTTTTGTTCTCGTGCACGGTTCGTGGCACGACGGATCGTCGTGGGCCGAGGTGGCCGAGCGCCTGGAGGAGCTCGGGCACGAGGTGCACAGCCCGACTGTCGCCGGCCACGGCGCCGGAGCGTCGCGGGAGGTGACCCACGACGACTGCGTGGCCTCGATCACGGACTACGTCGACCGGCACGACCTCGCCGGCTTCGTCCTCGTGGGACACAGCTGGGGCGGGAGCGTGATCGCCCGCGTCGTCGAGCGCTTGCCCGACCGGGTGCGGCGGCTGGTGTTCCTGAACGCCTTCGTCCCCGCGAACGGGACGAGCGTGCTGGACAACGCTCCGCCCGCCTACCAGGAGCTGTTCCCGATCCTGGCCGCGCAGTCGAGCGACAACACGGTGATGCTGCCGTTCGAGGTCTGGCGCGACGCGTTCATCGGCGACGCCGACCTGGCCCGGGCTCGGGAGACCTACGAGATGCTCACCCCGGAACCGCTCGGTCCGACGGTGGAGAAGTTGGACCTCACGAAGTTCTACGCGTCGACCGACGTTCCCCGCAGCTATGTCCTGTGCGGCGAGGACTCGGCTCTTCCGCCAGGCGACCCCGAGCACGGCTACCTGGCCAACGCCCGCCGGCTCGGCACGTTCCGGCTGGTGACGCTCGAAGGTTCGCACGAGGTCATGTTCACCAACCCGGCTCTGCTGGCGCGCAAGCTCGAGCTCGCGGGCCGGGACTGATCGGGTTCGACGGCTTGTCGCCGCGTCCGCGCCGGGCCGGGCCCCGCGGACGCGGCGACGTCCCCACCCGGGGGCCGGGTGGGCTGGAAGAACGAGGAGCCGCACGTCGATGGGCGAAGCCGAGCTGGTTTTCCGGGAGCTGGGACCGGCCGACGATCCGCGGGTGAGGAAGGACTTGCTGCCGCTGCTGCTGCGGCTGCGGCCCGCGTTGTCCGGCGAACTGTTCGAAGAGCTCGTGACCGAAGGACACGACCAGGGGCTGCGGTACCTGATCGCGTACTCGCCGGCCGGGCAGCCACTGGCCGCGGCCGGGTACCGCACGCTCGTCACCAGCCGGGGCCGCGTCCTGTTCGTCGACGACCTGGTCACCGACGAGGCCGCGCGGTCGCGGGGGGTCGGCGCCCGGTTGATGGGCGAGCTGAAGACGCTGGGCCGGCGCGGCGGCTGCGTCCGGCTGGAGCTCGACTCCGGCGTCGCCAACCCCCACGCGCACCGGTTCTACCTCCGCCACCGGCTGGACATCACGGCGTTCCACTTCGCCGGGCCGGTGGAGCTCGAGACCCGGTCTTGACCCGCGTCGGTACCAATCCCTTCAGGAGGAGAAAAAGTGCGTGCGGCCTACGTCGAACGGCTCGGTGGCGTGGCGGAGATCCGCTTCGGCGAGCTGCCCGAGCCCGTGGCCGGCCCGGGTGATGTCGCGGTGGATGTCGTTGCGGTGTCGGTGAACCCGGTCGACACCTTTGTCCGCTCCGGGCTGTATGTGACGGAAGTCCCGCTGCCGCTGGTGCTCGGCCGGGACCTCGTCGGGCGCGTCGCGGCGGACGCCCGGGGATTCCGGGCCGGTGAGTGGGTGTGGTGCAACAGCCTCGGCCACGCGGGGCGCCAGGGCGCGGCCGCCGAACGCGCGGTGGTGCCCGCCGACCGGCTCTACCGCGTGCCCGAGGGCGCCGACCCGCTCGACGTCGTCGCGATGGCGCATCCGGCCGCCACCGCGTACCTGGCTCTGGTCACCTTCGGCCGCGTGCTGCCCGGCGAGACGGTTCTGGTCGCCGGCGGCGGCGGGAACGTCGGCGGCGCGCTGATCGAACTGGCGGCCGCGGCGGGCGCCCGGGTCTTCGCGACCGCGTCGGCCGCCGACCTCGGCCGCTGCCGTGACCTGGGCGCCGCAGAGGTGTTCGACTACCGCGACGAGCGGTTGTCCGACAGGCTGGCGTCCGCCGGGCCGGTCGACCTGTTCGTCGACACCTCCGGCCGCAACGACCTGGAGGCGGCGGTGCGCCTGCTGGCCTGGCGGGGCCGCATTGTGCTGCTGGCCGGCGCCCGCAGCCGCCCCGTGCTGCCGGCCGGTGAGCTGTACATGCACGACCGCTCGGTCCTCGGCTTCGCCATCTCGAACGCGACGGCCGCCGACCTCGCCGAGGCCGCCGCGGCCCTGAACCCCCGCTTCGCCGCGGGCGGCTTGCGTCCGCGCCGGGTGGAGCACCGCACCCTCGCGGACGCCGCGGAAACCCATCGCCGCCTCGAACGCGGCGAGGTGCACGGACGTGTGGTGCTGCTGACCCCGTAGGACAGTGTCCACGGCGGACACAACGCGTTATCCGGATGCCCGGGCGGCCCCCGGGATCACATTCGTGCAACACCGCGAATAGTGCGATTCAGGCGGGTTGGAGTATTTCATCCCCCGTTTGTTCCTCGCTCAGACTGGCCGGTTACGGACAGTGAAGATCAAATTCACGACGGTGAATGATCAAATCGGCGTCACTGCTTGAAAAACAAATCTCGAATCGCTGTAACGGCCCGGTCGGAAAGGCCGATCAGCCGGGTCAGTCCTGATCTTGAACCCGACGCGACGAACTCGGCACCGTGTGCGAACCCCCTGGTGGATCAAGGAGAGCGCACGCCAGATCGCCCGGCCGACCCGGTTGCCGCTGAAATTTTCCGCTAACTCGGAAGACTTTCTCGGGAGAACTCCGGCCCCGGGGACGTAATGTGCCCGTAAGGACCGTTTTGGGGTCGACGGCACGCGGAGGGGGATTACAGTGGGTGGCGAACGGCCTCGAGACGATGCCGGTACGTCCGGCCGGTCGGGGACGTGGAGGTGGGAGAATACAGGTGGGAAGACCCAAGCCCGGAGCCTGGGGGAATCTGACGAATTCCTGACGGGGGACCGGGCAGAATCTCGACGGGGTAGTGGCAGGCACGCCATCACCCCCGACCGTACGGAGCGCGTCTACGCCGAGGTGCTCGCGGACGTGGCGAAGGTCGACCAGGTGTCGGCCGAGAGCCACTTCTTCGACGACCTGGGCGTGAACTCGCTGGTGATGGCGCATTTCTGCGCGCGGCTCCGCAAGCGGGCGGACGTGCCGTCGGCGTCGATGAAGGACGTCTACGCCAACCCGACCGCGCGGAGTCTCGCGACCGCGCTCACCGTCGACGAACCCGCTGAGGCGGAGCCGGCGGCCGAAGCACAGGCCCGGGAACAGGGCACACAACAGAACCCGGTGAAGGTTGCTGACCTCCCCCGCGCCGGCGCGGTGGCGTACGTCCTCTGCGGACTGCTCCAGTTCGTGACTTTCCTGGGTTATTCCTATCTCGCCGCGCTCCTGGTGGTACGCGGTGCTTCGTGGGTCTACGCCTCGGCGAACCTGCTGGAGGTCTACGTGCGGCTCGTGCTGTTCGGCGGTGCGAGCCTGATCGGGCTGTGCCTGCTGCCGGTCGTGGCGAAGTGGGTGCTCATCGGCCGGTGGAAGCCGCAGCGGATTCGTGTGTGGTCGCTTGCCTACTTCCGGTTCTGGCTTGTCAAGACGCTGGTGCAGCGGAATCCGGTGGCACTGCTGTTCCTGGGCTCGCCGCTGTACGTGCTGTATCTGAAGGCACTGGGCGCGAAGATCGGCCGGGGAGTCGCGATCTTCTCGCGCAACGTGCCCGTGTGCACCGACCTGCTCACGATCGGCGCGGGCTCGGTGATCCGGAAGGACTCGTTCTTCACCGGGTACCGGGCCGAATCCGGCGTGCTCCAGACCGGTTCGGTGACGCTGGGCAAGGACGTGTTCGTGGGTGAGCTGTCGGTGCTCGACATCGGCACGTCGATGGACGACGGCTCCCAGCTGGGGCACGTGTCGTCGCTGCACCCCGGGCAGGCGGTGCCGGCCGGTGAGCGCTGGCACGGGTCGCCGGCGCTGCGCGCGGAGGCGGACTACCGCGGGGTCGGGCCCGCGCGGTGCGGCCGGGTGCGCCGGTTTTCCTACGGTGTCTCGCAGCTGCTGACCACGCTGTTCGTGTACCTCCCGTTGGCGGTCGGCGGTGTGGACGTGCTCATCGACAAGGTCCCGCGGCTCAACACGGTGCTCGGGACCCCCGTGGTCGCCTTCGGGAGCTGGGCGTTCTACGGCAAGGCGCTGGCGGTCACGTCCGTGATCTTCTTCGGCGTCTCGCTGCTCGGGCTGCTCTTCATCGCCGTCGTCCCACGCGTGCTCAGCCTCGCGCTCAAACCGGACAAGGTCTACCGCCTTTACACCTTGCGCTACTCGATCCTGCGGGCGATCCGGCTGATCACCAACCTCAAGTTCTTCATGACCGTGTTCGGTGACAGCTCCGCGATCGTGCACTACCTGCGCTACCTCGGCTACCGGATGCCCGACGTCGAGCAGACTGGTTCGAACTTCGGCACGGCCATCAAGCACGAGACGCCGTTCCAGAGCTCCGTCGGCAGCGGCACGATGGTGGCGGACGGGCTTTCGATCGTGAACGCCGACTATTCGAGCACGTCCTTCAAGGTGTCCCGGGCGGCCATCGGCGCGCACAACTTCCTCGGCAACGTGATCGTCTACCCCGCCCAGGGGCGGACGGGGGAGAACTGCCTGCTCGCGACCAAGGTCCTCGTGCCCGTTGACGGCCCTGTCCGCGAGAACGTGGGGCTGCTGGGCTCGCCGAGCTTCGAGATCCCCCGCACGGTGGCCCGCGACCACCAGTTCGACCACCTGCGGACCGGCGATGAGTTCCGCCGCCGGCTCGCCGCGAAGAACCGGCACAACGCCGGCACCGTCGTGATGTTCCTGCTGGTGCGCTGGTTCTACTTCTTCGCGGTCATGCTGCTCGGCTGGGCCTCGGCGGAGCTCTACCCGCGCTTTGGGGTTTCGGCGGTGGCGCTGGCCTCGGTCGCCGCGCTGCTGTTCAGCTCCGTGTACTTCACACTGGTGGAACGCGCGTCCATCGTGATCCACCCGTTGCGGCCGCTGTACTGCTCGATCTACGACCGCCGATTCTGGCGCCACGAGCGGTTCTGGAAGGCGGCGGCGTCCACAGTGCACGTCCAGGCCCTCAATGGCACCCCGTTCAAGAACCTGGCCTGGCGGATGCTC
Protein-coding regions in this window:
- a CDS encoding MFS transporter, which codes for MSTSAAGRTTLPGTKAKTSGQRAARAAFYGLLVDYWEIMLPVIALGPAIEYFLPSTLPPQTKSTLTFLTFAAAFLGRPIGSVIFGHLADTLCRRRTTVVCSVGMGFAVLLVAFLPGYESVGMWGLAGVLLLRLLGGIFMGGQYTGANPLAMESAEKSRRGVVGGFIASAWPVSYVAVSLLTAVLVVVFPSGSATSAYATWGWRIPFLIGAVMAFVLFAYARKTAESQAWAANKAKEEQAAKTRSPLRELFRGDNLRSLGQVFLLMTGIWFAIQMLTVAPSGLLISYLHLPSQTVIWGILAANVVLFPCYLLLGAWGQRFGRRRTLIVCGVLTGTVSVGCVIGMLRTLGTGGPFWLAMVFFTIALCISVAPNAVLIPYLCERFHVGVRASGYGIGFTLAVIVPGLYSFMLIGLGKVISYEYGVAVLLVIGAVCTVAGAVLGPETKDVDLDTPAA
- a CDS encoding carboxymuconolactone decarboxylase family protein; this encodes MTERMNYSAVAPEAYKSMLAMQKYLATSSIDHTLHELVKIRVAQINGCAYCVDVHTRDARKHGEEESRIYALSVWRESPEFTDEERAALELAEAMTLIAGRGVPAETWGLAGKFFDERQLADVVLAVITINAFTRLAITTGMVPGRSTPVVSK
- a CDS encoding pyridoxamine 5'-phosphate oxidase family protein — its product is MPTISQEMTDVIEAAKLMFVATVRPDGTPNVSPKGSVRVLDPEHLIFMDIASPQTVENLRHQPAIEVNVVDFIARKGFRFRGTAEILDAGHPDFEWIRAWLVSKHSDSQPTNHAVKIAVSEAAELLSPAYTVDHVPEADVRKGWLRNYGLAEATSEAGV
- a CDS encoding alpha/beta fold hydrolase, translated to MSVFVLVHGSWHDGSSWAEVAERLEELGHEVHSPTVAGHGAGASREVTHDDCVASITDYVDRHDLAGFVLVGHSWGGSVIARVVERLPDRVRRLVFLNAFVPANGTSVLDNAPPAYQELFPILAAQSSDNTVMLPFEVWRDAFIGDADLARARETYEMLTPEPLGPTVEKLDLTKFYASTDVPRSYVLCGEDSALPPGDPEHGYLANARRLGTFRLVTLEGSHEVMFTNPALLARKLELAGRD
- a CDS encoding GNAT family N-acetyltransferase, with product MGEAELVFRELGPADDPRVRKDLLPLLLRLRPALSGELFEELVTEGHDQGLRYLIAYSPAGQPLAAAGYRTLVTSRGRVLFVDDLVTDEAARSRGVGARLMGELKTLGRRGGCVRLELDSGVANPHAHRFYLRHRLDITAFHFAGPVELETRS
- a CDS encoding zinc-binding dehydrogenase translates to MRAAYVERLGGVAEIRFGELPEPVAGPGDVAVDVVAVSVNPVDTFVRSGLYVTEVPLPLVLGRDLVGRVAADARGFRAGEWVWCNSLGHAGRQGAAAERAVVPADRLYRVPEGADPLDVVAMAHPAATAYLALVTFGRVLPGETVLVAGGGGNVGGALIELAAAAGARVFATASAADLGRCRDLGAAEVFDYRDERLSDRLASAGPVDLFVDTSGRNDLEAAVRLLAWRGRIVLLAGARSRPVLPAGELYMHDRSVLGFAISNATAADLAEAAAALNPRFAAGGLRPRRVEHRTLADAAETHRRLERGEVHGRVVLLTP
- a CDS encoding Pls/PosA family non-ribosomal peptide synthetase, with protein sequence MTPDRTERVYAEVLADVAKVDQVSAESHFFDDLGVNSLVMAHFCARLRKRADVPSASMKDVYANPTARSLATALTVDEPAEAEPAAEAQAREQGTQQNPVKVADLPRAGAVAYVLCGLLQFVTFLGYSYLAALLVVRGASWVYASANLLEVYVRLVLFGGASLIGLCLLPVVAKWVLIGRWKPQRIRVWSLAYFRFWLVKTLVQRNPVALLFLGSPLYVLYLKALGAKIGRGVAIFSRNVPVCTDLLTIGAGSVIRKDSFFTGYRAESGVLQTGSVTLGKDVFVGELSVLDIGTSMDDGSQLGHVSSLHPGQAVPAGERWHGSPALRAEADYRGVGPARCGRVRRFSYGVSQLLTTLFVYLPLAVGGVDVLIDKVPRLNTVLGTPVVAFGSWAFYGKALAVTSVIFFGVSLLGLLFIAVVPRVLSLALKPDKVYRLYTLRYSILRAIRLITNLKFFMTVFGDSSAIVHYLRYLGYRMPDVEQTGSNFGTAIKHETPFQSSVGSGTMVADGLSIVNADYSSTSFKVSRAAIGAHNFLGNVIVYPAQGRTGENCLLATKVLVPVDGPVRENVGLLGSPSFEIPRTVARDHQFDHLRTGDEFRRRLAAKNRHNAGTVVMFLLVRWFYFFAVMLLGWASAELYPRFGVSAVALASVAALLFSSVYFTLVERASIVIHPLRPLYCSIYDRRFWRHERFWKAAASTVHVQALNGTPFKNLAWRMLGVKVGKRVFDDGAAMPEKTLVTFGDEVTLNIGSHVQCHSQEDGAFKSDRIVVGARSTVGVGAWVHYGVTMGEGSVLAADSFLMKGEDVPPHTRWEGNPAREIRPGREADSRVAAGRHRRREGHNGKSIEHFSVTDGKRRPSPRRRASDGHNGHNGKAIIADGTWRPSPWPR